Proteins encoded within one genomic window of Kineococcus rhizosphaerae:
- a CDS encoding dihydrofolate reductase, translating to MIGLVWAQSTNGVIGADGRIPWRVPEDLAHFSRLTAGATVVMGRATWESLPPRFRPLPGRRNVVLSRDAAYDAPGAEVRTDLHDALSLPGDVWVVGGHAVYEAALPRADVLVVTEVDLVVDGDTPAPRVGPGWRREHEGEWATSTGGPRFRVVTWTRTNP from the coding sequence ATGATCGGTCTGGTCTGGGCCCAGTCCACCAACGGCGTCATCGGCGCCGACGGCCGCATCCCGTGGCGCGTGCCGGAGGACCTGGCCCACTTCTCCCGGCTCACCGCCGGCGCGACCGTCGTCATGGGCCGCGCCACCTGGGAGTCCCTGCCGCCGCGGTTCCGGCCGCTGCCGGGCCGGCGCAACGTCGTCCTGTCCCGCGACGCGGCGTACGACGCCCCCGGCGCGGAGGTCCGCACCGACCTGCACGACGCGCTGAGCCTGCCCGGCGACGTCTGGGTCGTGGGCGGTCACGCCGTCTACGAGGCGGCGCTGCCCCGCGCCGACGTCCTCGTCGTCACCGAGGTGGACCTCGTGGTGGACGGGGACACGCCCGCGCCCCGCGTGGGCCCGGGGTGGCGGCGCGAGCACGAGGGGGAGTGGGCCACCTCCACCGGGGGGCCGCGGTTCCGCGTCGTCACCTGGACGCGGACGAACCCCTAG
- a CDS encoding thymidylate synthase yields MPEPRIDTQYEDLLRHVLATGTPKSDRTGTGTRSVFGHQMRYDLSRGFPLITTKRVHFKSIALELLWFLRGDGNVRWLQERGVTIWDEWADENGDLGPVYGVQWRSWPTPDGRHVDQISEVLDTLRTNPDSRRMVVSAWNVADLDKMALAPCHAFFQFHVADGRLSCQLYQRSADLFLGVPFNIASYALLTMLVAAEVGLEPGDFVWTGGDVHVYDNHVEQVREQLTREPYPFPHLRIAPKPLFDVRYEDLEVVGYEHHPAIKAPVAV; encoded by the coding sequence ATGCCCGAGCCGCGGATCGACACCCAGTACGAGGACCTGCTCCGCCACGTCCTCGCGACGGGCACCCCCAAGTCCGACCGCACCGGCACGGGCACCCGCAGCGTCTTCGGCCACCAGATGCGCTACGACCTGTCGCGGGGCTTCCCGCTGATCACCACCAAGCGCGTCCACTTCAAGTCGATCGCCCTGGAGCTGCTGTGGTTCCTGCGCGGTGACGGCAACGTCCGCTGGCTGCAGGAGCGCGGCGTGACGATCTGGGACGAGTGGGCCGACGAGAACGGCGACCTCGGCCCTGTCTACGGCGTCCAGTGGCGGTCCTGGCCGACGCCCGACGGGCGGCACGTCGACCAGATCAGCGAGGTCCTCGACACCCTGCGCACGAACCCGGACTCGCGCCGGATGGTCGTCTCGGCCTGGAACGTCGCCGACCTCGACAAGATGGCCCTGGCCCCCTGCCACGCGTTCTTCCAGTTCCACGTGGCCGACGGCCGGCTGTCGTGCCAGCTGTACCAGCGCTCGGCGGACCTGTTCCTCGGCGTACCCTTCAACATCGCCAGCTACGCCCTGCTGACGATGCTCGTCGCCGCCGAGGTCGGCCTCGAACCCGGCGACTTCGTCTGGACCGGCGGGGACGTCCACGTCTACGACAACCACGTCGAGCAGGTCCGTGAGCAGCTCACCCGCGAGCCGTACCCGTTCCCGCACCTGAGGATCGCCCCGAAGCCGCTGTTCGACGTCCGGTACGAGGACCTCGAGGTCGTCGGCTACGAGCACCACCCCGCGATCAAGGCGCCCGTGGCCGTCTGA